The proteins below are encoded in one region of Styela clava chromosome 4, kaStyClav1.hap1.2, whole genome shotgun sequence:
- the LOC120325920 gene encoding zinc finger protein 330-like, producing the protein MPKKKTGARKKAEKQGERQRQIRNAKDTIDLGLHPCNFTIECDKCAHKQRNRAFCYYCRAVQKLPICAQCGKQKCMKSSDCTIRHPGQHATGMNMVGAVCDFCEAWVCHGRKCLQIHACECPLTNAICLECSRDVWSHGGRVFRCSFCAGHLCEDDQFEHQASCQVLDSESYKCASCNKLGQFSCMQCKVCYCDDHVRRKGFKYAKGEPLPCPKCGYETKETKDLSVSTRRYKFGRQKDYDDDEDYQPYFSYGTDRFSSMSLQEDDDSSDEEEESDQDSP; encoded by the exons ATGCCTAAGAAAAAAACTGGGGCTCGTAAGAAAGCTGAAAAACAGGGTGAGCGACAGAGGCAAATAAGAAATGCTAAAGATACAATCGACCTTGGACTTCATCCTTGCAACTTCACAATTGAATGTGACAAATGTGCCCACAAACAACGAAATCGGgctttttgttattattgcaG GGCAGTACAAAAGCTCCCTATTTGCGCACAATGCGGAAAACAAAAATGCATGAAATCATCAGACTGTACCATAAGGCATCCAGGCCAGCATGCCACAGGAATGAATATGGTTGGGGCCGTTTGTGATTTCTGTGAAGCTTGGGTATGCCACGGAAGAAAATGTCTTCAGATACATGCTTGTGAATGCCCTCTTACAAATGCAATATGTTTAGAATGCAGTAGAGATGTTTGGTCACATGGAGGTAGAGTGTTCAGA TGTTCATTCTGTGCTGGTCATTTGTGTGAAGATGATCAATTCGAGCACCAGGCATCGTGTCAAGTACTAGATTCAGAAAGCTACAAATGTGCTTCGTGCAATAAATTAGGACAATTTTCGTGTATGCAGTGTAAG GTATGCTATTGTGACGATCATGTTAGACGAAAAGGCTTTAAATATGCCAAAGGCGAGCCACTACCTTGTCCGAAGTGCGGTTATGAAACTAAG GAAACCAAAGATTTGTCAGTTTCTACAAGGCGGTATAAATTTGGAAGACAAAAGGATTACGATGATG ATGAGGATTACCAGCCATACTTCAGCTATGGAACAGATCGATTCTCTTCTATGAGTTTACAAGAAGATGATGATTCCTCAGATGAAGAAGAAGAAAGTGACCAAGATTCACCATAG
- the LOC120325918 gene encoding ADP-dependent glucokinase-like isoform X1 → MLPDNLSAFKYGTATVVLAIAFFVAHQRSYINNELDVKVLNSLRRAESKVSPGPAKVAVGFGACIDVFVDALPLFEKLGIKPPTKSSHHEVITNFDNLAEGFAYFFRHGAAAERYFSNLTLFDDIVKMARTLEGVRSDRGGNAPVMAHRLAMEGADVMLAAPTNDEFMKMLWPGIKSTVTESKDPDIHLIMEYKTGDKWGQYTSERANRFIIHSDQSNPTLSSLEPLIEPMKSFNPKLLVVGGLQMMDNFPFQSGQREERLNALRNLLKNPPPGTNPLVHFELASFVEEDLVSDLINYVAPYVDSFGMNEQELPNLESALRYGNITILSEAYPRVASVLDQMRTAYKILRRKFQRVSRIHVHTLAFQAIMTRKGSQWKNTMSAAAHASLTANRHVCGTKVVNISKSRLLMDESFSKTLEEGSSRVPLEPDRPVSCWDESYDFGSGKLDLVRICIAPNLICTDVSQTAGGGDNISAAGLVMQI, encoded by the exons ATGCTTCCTGACAACTTATCCGCTTTCAAATATGGCACTGCCACTGTGGTTCTGGCCATTGCATTCTTTGTTGCTCATCAGCGAAGCTATATCAATAATGAACTGGATGTAAAAGTGTTGAATTCCCTTCGCAGAGCTGAGAGTAAAGTTTCACCTGGTCCTGCTAAA GTTGCAGTCGGGTTTGGTGCATGTATTGATGTCTTTGTGGATGCACTCCCTTTGTTTGAAAAGCTTGGAATAAAACCACCAACAAAATCATCCCATCATGAAGTTATTACAAATTTTGACAACTTGGCTGAAGGTTTTGCATATTTCTTTCGGCATGGTGCCGCAGCTGA GCGATATTTCAGCAATTTGACACTTTTTGATGATATTGTAAAGATGGCACGGACATTAGAAGGAGTTCGCAGTGATCGTGGGGGTAATGCTCCTGTTATGGCACATAGATTGGCAATGGAAGGTGCAGATGTTATGTTGGCTGCACCGACCAATGATGAATTCATGAAAA TGTTATGGCCAGGAATCAAATCTACAGTCACTGAAAGCAAAGATCCAGACATTCATCTTATAATGGAATACAAAACTGGTGATAAGTGGGGCCAATACACATCTGAAAGAGCAAACAG GTTTATCATCCATTCTGACCAATCTAATCCCACACTGTCATCATTAGAACCCCTGATTGAACCAATGAAATCGTTCAATCCAAAGCTCTTGGTGGTTGGTGGATTGCAGATGATGGATAACTTTCCCTTTCAATCCG GTCAGCGTGAAGAAAGACTGAATGCTTTAAGGAATTTGTTAAAGAACCCACCACCTGGAACAAATCCACTAGTGCATTTTGAACTTGCTTCATTTGTCGAGGAGGATCTTGTGTCTGATTTAATAAATTATGTGGCTCCGTATGTTGATTCATTCGGAATGAATGAGCAAGAACTGCCTAATTTGGAAAGTGCTTTGCGTTATGGCAACATCACAATATTGTCGGAAGCATACCCAAG GGTTGCATCAGTACTGGATCAAATGAGAACAGCCTATAAGATTTTGagaagaaaatttcaaagagtGTCTAGAATACATGTCCACACCCTCGCATTTCAAGCCATTATGACACGCAAGGGGTCACAATGGAAAAATACAATGTCAGCAGCTGCGCATGCATCACTGACTGCAAATCGGCATGTATGTGGCACCAAAGTCGTCAATATTTCAaag tcTCGGCTGCTGATGGACGAATCATTCTCAAAGACTTTAGAAGAAGGTTCGTCTCGTGTACCATTAGAACCTGATCGACCGGTATCCTGTTGGGATGAAAGCTACGACTTTGGATCTGGGAAGTTGGACTTGGTCAGGATCTGTATTGCACCAAACCTGATATGCACAGATGTGTCTCAGACTGCTGGTGGTGGCGACAATATATCTGCGGCAGGCTTGGTAATGCAAATTTAA
- the LOC120325918 gene encoding ADP-dependent glucokinase-like isoform X2, translated as MLPDNLSAFKYGTATVVLAIAFFVAHQRSYINNELDVKVLNSLRRAESKVSPGPAKVAVGFGACIDVFVDALPLFEKLGIKPPTKSSHHEVITNFDNLAEGFAYFFRHGAAAERYFSNLTLFDDIVKMARTLEGVRSDRGGNAPVMAHRLAMEGADVMLAAPTNDEFMKMLWPGIKSTVTESKDPDIHLIMEYKTGDKWGQYTSERANRFIIHSDQSNPTLSSLEPLIEPMKSFNPKLLVVGGLQMMDNFPFQSGQREERLNALRNLLKNPPPGTNPLVHFELASFVEEDLVSDLINYVAPYVDSFGMNEQELPNLESALRYGNITILSEAYPRVASVLDQMRTAYKILRRKFQRVSRIHVHTLAFQAIMTRKGSQWKNTMSAAAHASLTANRHVCGTKVVNISKSKLLMDDSFTKTLHDGSTRVYLEPERPVSCWEEVYNLVPGKYDTVQICIAPNFVCTEVYQTVGGGDNISSAGLAMQI; from the exons ATGCTTCCTGACAACTTATCCGCTTTCAAATATGGCACTGCCACTGTGGTTCTGGCCATTGCATTCTTTGTTGCTCATCAGCGAAGCTATATCAATAATGAACTGGATGTAAAAGTGTTGAATTCCCTTCGCAGAGCTGAGAGTAAAGTTTCACCTGGTCCTGCTAAA GTTGCAGTCGGGTTTGGTGCATGTATTGATGTCTTTGTGGATGCACTCCCTTTGTTTGAAAAGCTTGGAATAAAACCACCAACAAAATCATCCCATCATGAAGTTATTACAAATTTTGACAACTTGGCTGAAGGTTTTGCATATTTCTTTCGGCATGGTGCCGCAGCTGA GCGATATTTCAGCAATTTGACACTTTTTGATGATATTGTAAAGATGGCACGGACATTAGAAGGAGTTCGCAGTGATCGTGGGGGTAATGCTCCTGTTATGGCACATAGATTGGCAATGGAAGGTGCAGATGTTATGTTGGCTGCACCGACCAATGATGAATTCATGAAAA TGTTATGGCCAGGAATCAAATCTACAGTCACTGAAAGCAAAGATCCAGACATTCATCTTATAATGGAATACAAAACTGGTGATAAGTGGGGCCAATACACATCTGAAAGAGCAAACAG GTTTATCATCCATTCTGACCAATCTAATCCCACACTGTCATCATTAGAACCCCTGATTGAACCAATGAAATCGTTCAATCCAAAGCTCTTGGTGGTTGGTGGATTGCAGATGATGGATAACTTTCCCTTTCAATCCG GTCAGCGTGAAGAAAGACTGAATGCTTTAAGGAATTTGTTAAAGAACCCACCACCTGGAACAAATCCACTAGTGCATTTTGAACTTGCTTCATTTGTCGAGGAGGATCTTGTGTCTGATTTAATAAATTATGTGGCTCCGTATGTTGATTCATTCGGAATGAATGAGCAAGAACTGCCTAATTTGGAAAGTGCTTTGCGTTATGGCAACATCACAATATTGTCGGAAGCATACCCAAG GGTTGCATCAGTACTGGATCAAATGAGAACAGCCTATAAGATTTTGagaagaaaatttcaaagagtGTCTAGAATACATGTCCACACCCTCGCATTTCAAGCCATTATGACACGCAAGGGGTCACAATGGAAAAATACAATGTCAGCAGCTGCGCATGCATCACTGACTGCAAATCGGCATGTATGTGGCACCAAAGTCGTCAATATTTCAaag TCAAAACTTCTGATGGATGACTCGTTTACAAAAACATTACATGATGGATCTACTAGAGTTTATCTTGAGCCAGAGAGGCCTGTATCTTGTTGGGAAGAAGTTTATAATCTTGTTCCTGGAAAGTATGACACTGTCCAGATCTGCATTGCACCAAATTTTGTTTGTACTGAAGTTTACCAAACTGTTGGTGGAGGGGACAACATCTCCTCTGCTGGACTAGCAATGCAAATCTAG
- the LOC120345656 gene encoding uncharacterized protein LOC120345656 — MTSASLEVAQFNINRPDEWQQWLRRFENMCLAMSIDNAERKKALLLHFAGPEVFDLYENLPAPPNADENDNVYANTVKKLDNYFVPKINIDFECDVFRNAKQKFGENIDTYVARLRKLAVTCDFTDADREIKQQVISGGCDSRVREKALQQSMSLREFLDYAKSLEQAKQQTKQIEQRHTRPEKLYEIDVQRVKNSDSKSKPRAPQLPSARGGKSLRCFRCDSSKHFARECPFKDAKCFCCGKKGHTKSVCRFKKSSQYRHGQRSKQCNSQCCIAGDKNTPGESETNENSGSSYELHYTVSSVQNNNVGVKCNPIYLDLDIDGKNISWEVDTGATLSVMSLVQYKKLWPKAELNHTDVKLSTYTGESIPVKGERDVTVTYQNGNPMVLPITVVRNSNRCKPLLGRNWLKHIKLDWNSIFKINYSDVKISTLLDKYPELSSPGLGCAKTEAKLEIDDSVRPKFYKPRPVPLALKELVEAELDRQVEIGVLKPCKTSDWAAPMVTVLKADQKSVRLCGSYDLTVNKASRLEQYPLPKVDELLTKFAGGEKFSVIDLKEAYLQLPLAEESRKYTVVNTHKGLFTTNRLVYGISSAPAIFQRYLETLLGDIAGVGVFQDDIGVTGSSDKEHIARLEEVFKRLTNEGLKINPNKCKWMVSEITYLGYRINKLGVQPTEDNLRAEGERPVAFASRSLSKPERNYSQLDRERLALVFAVTKFHSFLYGRPFVLETDHKPLLGLLGKNKPLPDAAPPRMIRWKVLLDGYQYELVYVPGKNQANSDALSRLPLPVKPDYIPPCGDVVNLLEAVDSTLVKVDAIQSWTRRDPVLSAVMHHTQMGWPKSSDIDPELQIYRSKETELGVHENCLFWGCRVNIPPQGCCNYFTMVILVFVL; from the exons ATGACGTCAGCATCATTGGAAGTTGCGCAATTCAACATTAATCGCCCAGACGAATGGCAACAATGGCTGCGACGATTTGAAAACATGTGCCTCGCCATGTCGATTGACAACGCAGAGAGAAAGAAAGCgttattattacattttgcGGGACCTGAAGTTTTTGACCTGTATGAGAATTTGCCCGCACCGCCGAATGCAGATGAAAATGATAATGTTTATGCCAACACCGTTAAGAAATTGGATAATTATTTCGTGCCAAAGATAAACATTGATTTTGAATGTGATGTTTTCAGGAATGCAAAACAGAAATTTGGCGAAAATATTGATACTTATGTGGCACGTTTGCGTAAATTAGCTGTTACCTGTGATTTTACGGATGCTGATcgtgaaataaaacagcaagtTATTTCTGGTGGATGTGATTCTAGAGTTAGAGAAAAAGCTCTACAGCAGAGTATGTCTCTTCGAGAATTTCTGGATTATGCAAAAAGTCTAGAACAAGCAAagcaacaaacaaaacaaattgaacaaCGTCACACGAGACCAgagaaattatatgaaattgatgtGCAGCGTGTAAAGAATTCCGATAGCAAATCCAAGCCTAGAGCACCACAGCTTCCTTCGGCTAGAGGGGGTAAGTCTCTTAGATGTTTTCGCTGCGATAGTTCTAAGCACTTTGCCCGTGAATGTCCATTTAAAGATGCCAAGTGTTTTTGTTGTGGTAAAAAGGGCCATACCAAGAGTGTGTGTCGATTCAAGAAATCAAGTCAGTATAGGCACGGCCAGAGAAGTAAGCAATGTAATTCTCAATGTTGTATCGCTGGTGATAAGAATACGCCGGGCGAAAGTGAAACGAATGAAAACTCTGGTTCATCATACGAATTACATTATACAGTGTCGTCCGTGCAAAATAACAATGTGGGTGTGAAATGCAATCCAATCTATCTTGATCTTGACATCGATGGCAAAAACATTTCTTGGGAAGTAGATACAGGGGCTACACTATCTGTCATGTCTTTAGTGCAATATAAAAAGTTGTGGCCAAAAGCAGAATTGAACCACACCGATGTTAAACTGTCTACATACACGGGGGAGTCTATTCCAGTAAAGGGAGAAAGGGATGTTACTGTAACGTATCAAAATGGTAACCCAATGGTATTGCCAATCACTGTGGTAAGAAATAGTAACCGCTGTAAACCATTGCTGGGGAGAAATTGGTTGAAACATATCAAACTTGATtggaattcaattttcaaaattaactatTCTGATGTTAAAATCAGTACACTGCTTGATAAGTATCCTGAATTGTCTTCACCTGGATTAGGTTGTGCAAAAACTGAAGCTAAATTGGAGATTGATGACAGCGTTAGGCCTAAATTTTATAAACCACGACCTGTACCTCTTGCACTCAAAGAATTGGTCGAAGCTGAACTTGATAGACAAGTTGAAATCGGTGTTTTGAAGCCATGTAAAACATCCGATTGGGCTGCACCTATGGTTACCGTATTAAAAGCTGATCAGAAGTCAGTTCGGCTCTGTGGAAGTTATGACTTGACTGTAAATAAAGCAAGTCGTCTTGAGCAGTATCCATTGCCAAAGGTGGATGAATTATTGACTAAATTTGCTGGTGGGGAAAAATTCTCTGTTATTGATCTGAAAGAGGCATATCTGCAGTTACCATTGGCAGAAGAGAGTCGAAAGTACACAGTAGTTAATACACATAAGGGATTATTCACGACAAATCGTCTTGTTTATGGAATATCAAGTGCCCCAGCTATATTCCAGAGATATCTTGAAACACTGCTGGGTGACATAGCAGGTGTAGGTGTTTTCCAAGACGATATTGGAGTAACCGGTTCTTCTGATAAAGAACACATAGCCAGATTGGAAGAAGTTTTCAAGCGTCTTACAAATGAAGGTCTAAAAATTAATCCAAACAAATGTAAATGGATGGTTTCAGAAATTACTTATCTTGGATATCGTATAAATAAACTTGGAGTTCAACCAACTGAAGATAATCTGAGAGCT GAAGGAGAACGTCCTGTGGCTTTTGCATCCAGATCTCTGTCAAAACCAGAGCGTAATTATAGCCAATTGGATAGAGAGAGATTAGCTCTAGTATTCGCTGTTACAAAGttccattcatttttatatggAAGACCGTTTGTTTTGGAAACTGATCACAAGCCACTTCTCGGTTTACTTGGGAAGAATAAGCCACTTCCTGATGCAGCTCCACCGAGAATGATCCGTTGGAAAGTATTACTTGATGGATATCAATACGAATTAGTGTATGTTCCAGGTAAAAACCAAGCCAATAGCGATGCACTAAGTCGTTTGCCTTTGCCTGTTAAACCGGATTATATACCGCCTTGTGGTGATGTAGTGAATCTTCTTGAAGCAGTCGATTCTACCCTTGTTAAAGTTGATGCAATTCAGTCTTGGACAAGAAGAGATCCTGTACTGTCCGCAGTTATGCATCATACTCAAATGGGCTGGCCAAAATCTTCTGACATAGACCCAGaattacaaatttatagaaGCAAAGAGACGGAACTAGGTGTCcatgaaaattgtttattttgggGTTGTCGAGTAAATATTCCGCCACAAGGATGTTGCAATTACTTCACGATGGTCATCCTGGTATTTGTTCTATGA